GAGGGTGGCGACCAGCGGGTCGTTGAGCAGGGCGAAATCCACCTGGCCCGTACGCAGGGCCGCCAGGATCGCCGTCTCGTCCGGCAGGACGCTGATGTCGATGCCGTCGAGCGCGACGGTGCCGCCGGCCCAATCCTTGTTCGTGCTCAGCACTTCCTTGGAATTGGGCTCCCAGCTGTCAAGCTTGAACGGGCCCGAGCCGATGGCCTTGGTGCCGATGGTGCCGGCCTTGATCTCGCTGGCGGGCACGATGGCGGCGTTGATGTCGCTCATGGCCGTCAGGATCGGCGCGTCGGGCTGGGACAGGTGGAAGACCACCGTACCGGCGTCGGGCGTGTCGATGCTGGAGATCGAGAGGAAGTTGGCGCGCGTCACGGCGCCGGTGGCTTCGTCCAGGATACGCTCGAAGCTCGCCTTGACGTCGGCCGACGTCACGGCCTCGCCATTGTGGAACTTGGCGTTCGGATTGAGCTTGAAGGTCAGCATGCTGCCATCGGCCGCGAATTCCCAGGAATCAGCCAGGGCCGGGCCGACCGTCAGGTTGGCATCCAGGCGCACCAGCGGCTCGTAGACGAGCTCGAGCAGGCGCAGCGAGGAAAACGCGGTCTGCTTGTGCGGATCGAGCCCCGTAGCGTCCTGCGACCAGGCCATGCGCAGCGTCGCTGCCTGCACCGGCGCCGAAACGGCAAGCGTGCCGACCAAAGCTGCGAGTGCGACACCCGCGAGCAACTTTCTTTGCGACTGCCAGAACGTCATTGTCTCCACCATCCCTTTGATAGTCTTAAGTCATGTGAGGCGGCTGCGGATCGTTGCGACCGCAAATCGTTTCCCGCCAATTGGAATTGTGAGCTACCCCGCGCTTCCTTCCCGAAGTATGGGATAGGCGCGCAGTGCGCACAATACCTTTTACTTACCAGTTCAATTCCTTCCCCATATCCCTGCCCTCTCCGGCACTGTGCGGTCAAAGTGCCGCAATCCACAGGCTGGCAAAACCCAGTTGCCCCGAACGGAATGGACTTATATTGGTATGCGAGATGACAGACTACGGAGGACCAGTTCTTGGCGCGTCTATCTTTGCGTGGAATTAAGAAGCGCTTCAAGGAAGTGGAGGTCCTGCACGGCATCGACCTGGAGATCGGCGATAAGGAATTCGTCGTCTTCGTCGGCCCCTCCGGCTGCGGCAAGTCTACCCTGCTGCGCCTGATCGCCGGTCTCGATCCGATCACCGAGGGCGAGTTCATCATCAACGACCGCTCCATGGTCAGCGTGCCTCCCTCCAGGCGCGGCATTGCCATGGTGTTCCAGTCCTACGCGCTCTACCCGCATATGGACGTCTACGAGAACATGGCGTTCGGCGCCCGGCTGATGGGCCTCGACAAGGCCGAAGTCGAAAGCCGCATCAGCGAAGCGTCGCGCATGCTCAAGCTCGATGAGCTGCTCAAGCGCCGTCCGCGCGAGCTCTCGGGCGGCCAGCGCCAGCGCGTCGCTATCGGCCGCGCCCTCGTGCGCAAGCCGGACGTGTTCCTCTTTGACGAACCGCTCTCCAACCTCGACGCCGCCCTGCGTGCCGATGTGCGCCTCGAAATCGCGCGCCTCCACAGCGAGCTGGGCGCGACCATGATCTATGTGACCCACGATCAGGTCGAGGCCATGACGCTGGCCGACCGTATCGTGGTGATGAACCAGGGCCGCATCGAGCAGGTCGGCTCGCCGCGCGAGCTCTACGAGACGCCCGCCAACACCTTCGTGGCGACCTTCATCGGCTCGCCCAAGATGACGCTTGTCGATGTGACGCGCGACGGCAACCGCCTCGCCGTGCCCAATGGCGGCACGATCAGCTTCGACCGCCTGCCCGCCGATGGCGGCAAGGCGCTCGTGCTCGGCGTGCGGCCGGATGGCGTGACCGTTGCGCGTGGCAGCCACGAGGGCGGGTTTACCGCCAAGGTTATCTACGCCGAATATCTGGGCGATCATGCCTACGTCTACGCCCAGCTGGCGGACGGCAAGCAGATCGTGGCCCGCGCCCATCCGGGTGAAGATTTTTCGGCCGGTGAAGTGATTACGGTGACGCCCGATCCGGCGGCCGTGCACTTCTTCTCGGCCGAAGACGGTAAGCGGCTCGCCGCTTGAGTATTCCGACTTAAAGGAGAGAGGGATCAATGAAAAAGAACCTGCTTCGCCTGGGCGCCGTCCTGGGCAGCCTGGTCATTGCCATGCCGGCATTGGCTCAGGATTTGACGTTCTGGAGCTGGCGTCAGGAAGACAAGGCCGTCTACGAAGAACTCATCAAGACGTTCGAGGCCGCAAATCCGGGCATCACCGTCAAGCTGGAGTCCTTTGAGGCTGCCAACTACAACACCATCCTGTCGACGGCCCTCGCCGGCGGCACCGGTCCGGACCTGATGATGGTTCGCGCCTTCGGTGGTCTGGAAGCCATTGCCAATGGCGGCTACCTGATGCCGATCAGCAAGGACACCGTGCCGGCCCTTGCCGATTTCAGCCCGGCCGCCGTCGCTGCCGAGACCATGCGTTCGGATGGCAAGGTCTACGCCGTTCCGTTCGCCAGTCAGACGCAGTTCGTCATCTACAACAAGGCCATCTTCGATCAGAATGGCCTGAAGGAACCGCAGACCTGGGACGAGTTCATCAAGCTCGCCGAAGACCTCAAGGCCAAGGGCATCATCCCCTTCGCCAACGGTACGGCAACCGCCTGGCAGAACGAGACCATCGTGGGCGCCCTCGTGTCCTCGATCTATGGCCGCGGCTTCTATGACGACCTGATCGCTGGCAAGACCGATTTCAACGATCCGCGCTACCTTGATGGCCTTGCCAAGCTCAAGGACATCTCGGCCTACTTCCCGGATGGCTTTATCGGCCTCGACTATGCGTCCGCCCAGCAGCTCTTCGCTTCGGGCATGGCCGCGATGTTCGCCGGTGGTTCGTACGAAATCGCCAACTTCCGCGCCCAGAACCCGGACATCCAGCTCGGCGTCTTCGCCGCTCCTGGCGTCAAGGCTGACGACGAGAAGCTCGTGGCGATCTACTTCGACGGTGGCTATGCCGCCAACGCCAAGACCGCTCATCCGGAAGCTGCCCTGAAGTTCCTCAACTTCGTGGCCAGCAAGGATTTCGGCCAGGTCTTCGCCAACAAGCTCAACAACATCTCGACCGTCCCGGGCGTCACCTTCGACGATCCGCTGCTCGGCCACGTTGCTGAACTCAACCAGCACTCGATCCCCTACCTGATGCTCGTCCACTTCCGTTATGGCGAGCCGTCCGGTTCGGTCCTGCTGCAGGGCGAAGTCCAGAAGCTGCTCGACAACAAGGCCACCCCGGCCGAGATCGGCAAGGCCCTCACGGATGGCCTGGCCACCTGGTACGAGCCCTTCAAGAAGTAATCATCGTTCGACGGCCGGCGGGTCCCTTGGATCCGCCGGCCCCTTCCGTCCACCCTTGCGAGGGATATTTGGAACTCCGATGCCCAGTTTGCGCCTGACCGGACGCGGAATGTGGATCACGGCACTTCTGGTGCCGCCCCTTGCATTCGTGGCCATGTTCATCGTCTATCCGATCATCTCCGCCTTCGCCTACGCGTTCTTCGACTGGAACGGGCTGGCGCGGGGCGAATTCGTCGGCCTGGCCAATTTCTACAAGGTGCTCTTCACCGAGCCCTATGCGAGCTGGACTCGCAACGCCTTCGGGCACAACGTCATCGTCTTCTTCGCCCTGATGGTTCTGCAGAACGGCGTCGGCTTCATCCTGGCCTATTGCCTCTGGCGCGGTCTGCCCGGCGCCCGCTTCCATCGGGTCACGGTTTTCCTGCCGGTCGTGCTTTCCACGATCATCGTGGGCTACCTCTTCAAGCTCTTCTATCATCCGCTGTTCGGCGTGGTGAACGTCTCGCTCAAGGCCGTCGGCCTCGGTTTTCTTGCCCAACCCTGGCTCGGCCAGGCCTCGACCGCACTGGCTTCGCTCATCGTCGCCAATGCCTGGCACATGGTCGGTTTCCCGACCCTGGTGTTCCTGGCCGGCATGCAGCGCATTCCGGGGGAAATCCTCGATGCCGTGCGCATGGAAACCGAGAGCGAGTGGACCAAGGTCACCAAGATCGTCTGGCCGCTCGTGGCGCCCAGCGCCACCGTGGTCTTCACCCTGCTTTTCGTTGGCGCCTTCAACTGGTTCGAACTGCCCTACGTGATGGTGGGTCTCGATGGCTCGCCCTATGGCTCGACCGACGTTCTCGGCCTTTATTTCTACCGCACGGCCTTCGGCAACCAGTCGAGCGCGGCGCAGAATTTCGGCGCCGGTAGCGCGCTCGCCGTTCTCATCTTCCTCTTCGTTGCCGTGCTCGCCAGCATCATCACCACCAGGCTGCGCGCGCGGGAGATCCAGCTATGAGCACCGCAACCGCCGCCAAGGGCGCGAACTACGATCGTCCCGGGCTTCTCTCGACGCTCGGCCGCGACGGCCTAATCCAGGTCATCCTGTGGGCCAACACCCTCATCATGCTGGCGCCGATCGTCATCATGGTGTTCTCGGCCTTCAAGACGAACGCACAGATCTTCGCCTCGCCGTTCTCGCCTCCCGATTTCACGCATGTCGGGAACCTGATCAAGATCTGGACCCAGACGAATTTCCTGCGCTACCTCTTCAACTCGGTCGTGGTCACGGGCTCGTCCATGGCGCTGATCATCGTGCTCGGCACGATGGCCGCCTATGCCATCGGCCGCTACGAGTTCAAGGGCTCGGGCTTCATCCTGATGTTCTTCCTGGCGGGCCTCACCCTGCCCCTCAAGCTTGCCATCATTCCGCTCTTCATCCTGATGCGGGATTTCGGCATCCTCAACAACCAGCTCTCGCTGATCCTCGTCTATGTCGCCATGGGCCTGCCGACGACGGTGTTCATCCTCACCGGCTTCATCCGCACCCTGCCCAACGAACTCGAGGACGCCGCCCGCATGGACGGCGCCAGCGAGTTGCGGATCATGTGGTCGGTGATGCTGCCGCTGGTGCGTCCGGCCATGGTCATCGCCGCCATCCAGAATGTCGTGCCGATCTGGAACGACTTCTTCTTCCCGCTGGTCTTCATCCAGAATGACGACCTCAAGACGCTGCCGCAGGGCCTCACCAGCTTCATGGGCGAATACACGACCGACTGGGGCGTGCTGTTCGCGGGCCTTACCCTGTCGGCCGCGCCGATCATCCTCATCTACATCGTCCTCTCGCGCCAGTTCATCAACGGCATGACTGCAGGAGCCGTGAAATGAACTACAAGCTTCCCAAGGGATCCCTCATCGTCTCGTGCCAGGCCCGCGCGGACAATCCGCTGCACGGCTCGGTATTCATGGCCGCGATGGCGCTTGCCGCCCGTGACGGCGGCGCTGCCGGCATCCGCGCCAATGGTGCCGAGGACGTCAAGGCGGTGAAGGCTGCCGGCCTGCCGGTGATCGGGATCAACAAGGTGTTCTCGGACGCCTACCCGGTCTACATCACGCCGAACTTCGACTCCGCCCGCGTTCTAGTCGAAGCCGGCGCCGACATCATCGCGCTCGACTGCACCCCCCGCTCCCGCGACGGCGAGGCACCGGAAGTCCTCATCCGCCGCATCCGCGACGAGCTGGGCGCCGAAGTCTTCGCCGATATCTCGACGCTCGAAGAAGGCATCGCCGCCGAACAATGGGGCGCGACCTACATCTCGACGACGCTCGCGGGCTACACCGAATACACCACCAAGACGCCCGGCCCCGATCTCGACCTCGTCCGCGCCCTCGCGGCCCGGGTCAAGGCGCCGATCGTCGCCGAAGGGCGTTACAATACGCCCGAACTGGCGCGCGCTGCTATCGACGCAGGCGCCTATGCGGTGGTCGTCGGCACGATGATCACCAATCCGCGCGAGATCACCAAGGTGTTCGCAAAGGAAGTGCTGGGCGCATGAGCGACAGCTTTCTCGGCATCGATATCGGCGGCACAGCCTCGCGCTGGGTGCTGGTCGGCCAGGATGGTTCCGTGCTTGCGCGCGGTGCTGCGGGCGGCGCGACCGGGCACACGTTCAACCCGGTCGAGCGCGAGAAACTGGCCAATGTCATCGGCTCCATCCGCGCCGCTGCGCAAGTGACGCCGCGGGCGATCACGATCGGCGCCACGGGCCTCGGTCCGCGCGCCTATGACGACGTCAGGGAAATCATGGCGGCGGCTTTCGGTACGCCGGGCGCCGCCATGATCACCATGGACGACATGGAGCTCGCCTATCGGGCGGTCTTCGCGCCGGGAACTGGGCACCTCATCGCTGCCGGCACCGGCTCGGTCGGCCTGCATCTGCTGGCTGACGGCAATACCATTCGCGTCGGCGGCCGCGGGCTCCTCATCGACGATGGCGGCTCGGGCACCTGGATCGCCCTGCGCGCGCTCGACCTCATCTATCGTCGCATCGACGACACAGGCGGACCGGCGGAAGCGGCGATCCTTGCCCGCGTTCTCTTCGACACCATGGGCGGGGACACCTGGGACGACACCCGCGCCTTCGTCTATGGCGGCGATCGCGGACGCATCGGCCAGTTGGCGCAGCAGGTGGCGGCAGCTGCCGTCGCCGGCGACCCCCTCGCCCTCCAGATCCTGAGCGATGCCGGGGTCGAGCTGGCGCGGCTGGGCTCGGCGCTGGTCAAGCGTACGCGCAGCCTGCCCATCGGCTATGTCGGCGGCATCGTTCGCCTGCACCCGGTCATCAAGACTTCGCTTCTCGCCGCGCTGCAGGGAGAAGATGTATCCTTCCCCGAAACCGATGCAGCGCTCCACGCCGCCGGCATGGCGCGTACTCACCACCTCACGACGGACTAGACAATGTCGACCACCGAAACCGCCTCCGCCCGCTACGCAACGCTCGAGGACTGGAGCACGTCCGACCTGGTGGCGGGCATCCTCGAAGGCCAGTACTTCGCCATCGGCGCCGTCCAAAGCGCGGGCGCAGCCATCGCCAAGGCGATCGACATGAGCGCCGAGCGGCTCTCGGCGGGCGGTCGCCTCATCTATATCGGCGCGGGCACCTCCGGCCGTATTTCCACGCAGGACGCCGCCGAGCTACCCCCCACCTTCAACTGGCCGTCCAGCCGCGCCATCAGCCTGATGGCAGGCGGCGAAGGCGCCTTCCTGCGCGCCAAGGAAGGCGCGGAGGACGATGAAGTTGCCGGCGTTGCCGACCTCGACGGCGTTTCGGTGGGCCCCAATGACGTGGTGATCGGCGTCGCCG
The sequence above is a segment of the Paradevosia shaoguanensis genome. Coding sequences within it:
- a CDS encoding extracellular solute-binding protein, translated to MKKNLLRLGAVLGSLVIAMPALAQDLTFWSWRQEDKAVYEELIKTFEAANPGITVKLESFEAANYNTILSTALAGGTGPDLMMVRAFGGLEAIANGGYLMPISKDTVPALADFSPAAVAAETMRSDGKVYAVPFASQTQFVIYNKAIFDQNGLKEPQTWDEFIKLAEDLKAKGIIPFANGTATAWQNETIVGALVSSIYGRGFYDDLIAGKTDFNDPRYLDGLAKLKDISAYFPDGFIGLDYASAQQLFASGMAAMFAGGSYEIANFRAQNPDIQLGVFAAPGVKADDEKLVAIYFDGGYAANAKTAHPEAALKFLNFVASKDFGQVFANKLNNISTVPGVTFDDPLLGHVAELNQHSIPYLMLVHFRYGEPSGSVLLQGEVQKLLDNKATPAEIGKALTDGLATWYEPFKK
- a CDS encoding N-acetylmannosamine-6-phosphate 2-epimerase, translating into MNYKLPKGSLIVSCQARADNPLHGSVFMAAMALAARDGGAAGIRANGAEDVKAVKAAGLPVIGINKVFSDAYPVYITPNFDSARVLVEAGADIIALDCTPRSRDGEAPEVLIRRIRDELGAEVFADISTLEEGIAAEQWGATYISTTLAGYTEYTTKTPGPDLDLVRALAARVKAPIVAEGRYNTPELARAAIDAGAYAVVVGTMITNPREITKVFAKEVLGA
- a CDS encoding carbohydrate ABC transporter permease, which translates into the protein MPSLRLTGRGMWITALLVPPLAFVAMFIVYPIISAFAYAFFDWNGLARGEFVGLANFYKVLFTEPYASWTRNAFGHNVIVFFALMVLQNGVGFILAYCLWRGLPGARFHRVTVFLPVVLSTIIVGYLFKLFYHPLFGVVNVSLKAVGLGFLAQPWLGQASTALASLIVANAWHMVGFPTLVFLAGMQRIPGEILDAVRMETESEWTKVTKIVWPLVAPSATVVFTLLFVGAFNWFELPYVMVGLDGSPYGSTDVLGLYFYRTAFGNQSSAAQNFGAGSALAVLIFLFVAVLASIITTRLRAREIQL
- a CDS encoding carbohydrate ABC transporter permease, coding for MSTATAAKGANYDRPGLLSTLGRDGLIQVILWANTLIMLAPIVIMVFSAFKTNAQIFASPFSPPDFTHVGNLIKIWTQTNFLRYLFNSVVVTGSSMALIIVLGTMAAYAIGRYEFKGSGFILMFFLAGLTLPLKLAIIPLFILMRDFGILNNQLSLILVYVAMGLPTTVFILTGFIRTLPNELEDAARMDGASELRIMWSVMLPLVRPAMVIAAIQNVVPIWNDFFFPLVFIQNDDLKTLPQGLTSFMGEYTTDWGVLFAGLTLSAAPIILIYIVLSRQFINGMTAGAVK
- a CDS encoding ABC transporter ATP-binding protein, yielding MRGIKKRFKEVEVLHGIDLEIGDKEFVVFVGPSGCGKSTLLRLIAGLDPITEGEFIINDRSMVSVPPSRRGIAMVFQSYALYPHMDVYENMAFGARLMGLDKAEVESRISEASRMLKLDELLKRRPRELSGGQRQRVAIGRALVRKPDVFLFDEPLSNLDAALRADVRLEIARLHSELGATMIYVTHDQVEAMTLADRIVVMNQGRIEQVGSPRELYETPANTFVATFIGSPKMTLVDVTRDGNRLAVPNGGTISFDRLPADGGKALVLGVRPDGVTVARGSHEGGFTAKVIYAEYLGDHAYVYAQLADGKQIVARAHPGEDFSAGEVITVTPDPAAVHFFSAEDGKRLAA
- a CDS encoding N-acetylglucosamine kinase, coding for MSDSFLGIDIGGTASRWVLVGQDGSVLARGAAGGATGHTFNPVEREKLANVIGSIRAAAQVTPRAITIGATGLGPRAYDDVREIMAAAFGTPGAAMITMDDMELAYRAVFAPGTGHLIAAGTGSVGLHLLADGNTIRVGGRGLLIDDGGSGTWIALRALDLIYRRIDDTGGPAEAAILARVLFDTMGGDTWDDTRAFVYGGDRGRIGQLAQQVAAAAVAGDPLALQILSDAGVELARLGSALVKRTRSLPIGYVGGIVRLHPVIKTSLLAALQGEDVSFPETDAALHAAGMARTHHLTTD